GCCGCGACCGCGAGGGGCTGTCCCTGGTGCTCGGCGCCCTCGCCCCGCATCTGCCGCGCTACCAGCGGTCGATGGCCAACTACGCGCGCGCCCTCGTGGAGCCGGCGGACTGAACCGCCCGGGGTCACCCGCCCGGCGGTGACCAACCAACGCCTCGCTCGTTCACCCCGATGTGCAGTCACAGGATGTAGCCCAGCGTCACGCACCCGCCTCCTCCGGCGCCACCGGCCCGGTCGTCGACGTCGAGCAGGCCGAGGCCGCGCTCGTCGAGCACTACCCCCGGCTGGTCCGGCTCGCCTACCTGGTCCTGCCACCCGGCCTCGGCCGCGGCCGCAGGGTGCTGACGGCACACGCCCTCGCCCAGCGCGCGCTTCCCCGCGGCCGCAAGCAGACGTCCGTGATCCCGGCCCAGTCCACGGGCCGGGAGGGCGACCCCGGGTACGCGTTCGTCCGCCTCCGGGTCCTGCGCACCGCGCTCGGCGCGTCCGGCACCCGCAAGGGCCGGCCGCGGCTCGCGCACCGGCCGCCGCTGCTGCCCCAGGTGTGGGGCCTCAGGCTGTTCCCGCGCTCCGGCGGGGCCGACGAACTCGCCTTGGACCAGCGGCTGTCCGCCCTGTCCGGACCGGCCAGGGCCGCGTACGTGCTGCGCGGTCTGGAGAAGCTGCCCGACGCCGACGTGCGCCGGATCCTGAAGTCCGCCGGGGTGCAGCACCCCGAGTCCGCGCTGGCGGAGGCCAACGGGGTGCCCGCGCAGGACGCGTTGCTCACCTCCCCCGAGTTCGACCCCTGCTCGCTGCAGGCCCGCCCCACCGACCTGATGCGGCGCCGCCAGCACACCAAGGCCGTGCTCGCCGCGGCGGCCGCGCTCGCGGTGTGCGGGGCGCTGGTGGCCATGCCGGGCGGCGGCTGGGGACCCGACGGCGCCGCCGCGCCCGTGTACGCGGAGAACCCGGCGGCCGAGGCGGCCCTCGACCCGGGCAAGCTGCTCAGGGCCGCGCCCACCGCCTGGCGGTCCTCCGACCGCACCGACTTCTCGGTGTGGCCCGCGCGCGGCCCGCTCACCGGGGACAAGGCGCTGCTGCGCCGCGCCCTCGCCGTCTGGGCCCGCCCCGGGGAGACGGTCCGGGTCTCGGCCACCCCCGGCACCCAGACCGGCGGCCCGGCCGGCCCGCCCCAGCTGCTGTACGCGGGCGTGGTGGACACCGCGCGTGTGGTGATCCTCTACGACGGTCTGCGCGTGGCGCGGTACGCCGAGCCGACGGAGGGCGCGACGGGCGCGGCCCTCGACTTCGCCCGGGTCGACGGCGCGACCGGCGCCGAGGCGAGCGCGCTGGTGCTGGGCCGTGCGGACGGCAACGTCCGCTATCTGACCGCGCCCTGGGTGAAGCAGGCCGCCGAGCGGGACCTGATGAAGCCGGACGCGGCCGCGACCCCGCTGACCCTCACCGACGGCGTGACCACCCCGCTGGCCAGTCCCGCCCTGCAGCCCGGCGGCTGCACCTCGTGGAACGTGCTCCAGGTGACGGACGCCTCCGGCACCCGGCTCGCCACGGACCTGGGGGAGCTGGTCCCGGCCCATCTCACGGCCGGGCGTCCGGGCGCGGCCACGGAGGCGAGCGGCGCGGACGGGCTGCGCGCCTGGGCGCCGTTCGCCTGTTCGCTGTCCACGGAGCGCTCCGCCGGTGTGCGCAGCGTCAACGCCTGGGGGTTCGCGAACCAGACCCTGCCCGACGCGGGCGGTGCCGGTCAGTGGGTGTGCACCCGGGCCGAGACCTGGCGCGGTGACGGCACGATCGCGCTGGCCCAGTTCCGGACGCCGGGCGGACCGGCCGGGGCGGTGGTGGCGAAGGGTACGGACGTCGCGGACTGCGGTCCACGTGGGCCGCACGTGCTGGCCGGTGTGCTGTGGAAGTCGGGGACCGGCGCCTGGTACCTGCTGGCGGCGGGCGGCCCGGACACGGCGTCGATCCGCGCGGCCGGCGGGGTCACGGCGTCCGGCCGGGGCGCGCTGCTGGCGGTGCGGGCGACGAAGGGTGCGCGGGCCGGTCTGAAGGGCACGCTGGCGGACGGCCGGGAGATCACCGGACTGCGCTAGTTGACATCGGCGTCAACAAGGTGCCGCCAAGGGGTTCTCAGGCGGTCTACCCGTCAGTACATTGACGCCATGTCCAATAAGCAGGCCCGGCCGGTGGAGTCCGAGCGCATCCCGCTCAAGGCCCGCAACGTGTCCTTCTCCTGGCAGGACACCCCGCTGCACTGGGTGCCCGGCGACCCGTTCACCACGCACACCATCAACGTGCTGCACCTGCTGCTGCCCGCCGGTGAGCGGTGGTTCGTGCATGTGTACAAGCAGGTGCTGCCGCTCATCCGGGACGAGCGCCTGCGTGCGGACGTCCTCGGGTTCATCGGGCAGGAGGCCATGCACTCCCAGGCGCACGACGAGGTCCTGCCGCACCTGAGGGAGCAGGGGCTCGACCCGACGCCGTACACCGCGCAGGTCGACTGGTTCTTCGAGAAGCTGCTCGGCGACCGCACCCTGCCGCCGGGCCGGGCCCGCCGCTGGTGGCTGCTGGAGCGGGTGGCGCTCATCGCGGCCATCGAGCACTACACCGCCTTCCTCGGCGACTGGGTGCTCAACGCGACCGAGCTGGACCGGCGCGGGGCCGACCCGACCATGCTGGACCTGCTGCGCTGGCACGGCGCCGAGGAGGTCGAGCACCGCTCGGTCGCCTTCGACCTGTTCCTGCACGTCGACGGCGACTACGGGCGCCGGGTGCGCACGTGGGCCGCGGCGTTCTCGGCGCTGGTGTTCCTGTGGCAGCGCGGCATCCGCTTCTTCATGGCGAACGACCCGGCCACGACCGGACAGAAGCCGTCCCTGGCCGGCTTCCACCGGCGCGGCCGGCAGGGCACCCTGCCCGCCACCGGGGACATGCTGAGGTCCATCCCGCGCTACCTCAGCCGCGGTTACCACCCCTCCCACGAGTGCTCGACCGCCCAGGCCGTCGCCTATCTGGCCGCCTCCCCCGCAGCACTGGCCGCGGAGAAGGCGCAGCGGGCCGCCGAGGGGGCCGCGTGATGCCGAAGCCGCGCACCCTGGTCCTGCTCGCGGGCGCCGCCCTGCTGACCCGGCGCGCCCTGCGCCACCGGGTGCGGCGCTCCCCGCTGTGGCCGCTGCCCGCCCTTGACCCGCCGGTCTCCGGCCGGCCGCGCTCGCGGACGCGGCTGCTGCTCACCTCCCACGAGACGATCGCCGACGGGGTCGTACGGCTCCGTCTGGAGGGGGCCGGGCTGCGGGGCTGGGAGCCGGGGGCGCACCTCGACCTGGTGCTGCCGTCGGGCCTGGTGCGGCAGTACTCGCTGTGCGGGGACCCCGGGGACACCTCGTCGTACACCGTCGCCGCGCGGCTGGTCGAGGACGGCCGGGGCGGCTCCCGCGAGGTGCACGAACAGCTCACGGAGGGCATGGAGCTCGAGGTGCGCGGCCCGCGCAACCGCTTCCCGCTCGTCGCGGCGCCGTCGTAC
Above is a genomic segment from Streptomyces collinus Tu 365 containing:
- a CDS encoding metal-dependent hydrolase: MSNKQARPVESERIPLKARNVSFSWQDTPLHWVPGDPFTTHTINVLHLLLPAGERWFVHVYKQVLPLIRDERLRADVLGFIGQEAMHSQAHDEVLPHLREQGLDPTPYTAQVDWFFEKLLGDRTLPPGRARRWWLLERVALIAAIEHYTAFLGDWVLNATELDRRGADPTMLDLLRWHGAEEVEHRSVAFDLFLHVDGDYGRRVRTWAAAFSALVFLWQRGIRFFMANDPATTGQKPSLAGFHRRGRQGTLPATGDMLRSIPRYLSRGYHPSHECSTAQAVAYLAASPAALAAEKAQRAAEGAA